Proteins encoded by one window of Enterococcus saccharolyticus subsp. saccharolyticus:
- a CDS encoding HAD family hydrolase, protein MNGIIFDFNGTMFQDSHLHEQAWIDMIQKYSPGNGLTETEILTNVHGRTNDKILRHFVSSELTDEEVQKLSLEKEEHYRKLCLNKPEQLVLTDGLIEVLDDLKERKLPLTIATATIKENVDFYFDTFALDRWFDPDKVVFDDGSFPGKPEPDIFLHAARKLGVPPEECLVIEDAYSGLRAANTANIGMIIAIDPFFKNRETFQKENLCKDGVITDFHGFTQRLFAEQA, encoded by the coding sequence CTGAACGGCATCATTTTTGACTTCAACGGTACAATGTTCCAGGATTCGCATCTGCACGAACAGGCCTGGATCGACATGATCCAAAAGTACAGTCCAGGCAACGGGCTTACAGAAACAGAGATTCTGACAAACGTACACGGCCGCACGAACGACAAAATCCTGCGTCATTTTGTTTCCTCTGAACTGACGGACGAGGAAGTGCAGAAACTTTCTTTGGAGAAGGAAGAACATTACCGCAAACTCTGCCTGAACAAACCGGAACAACTCGTGTTGACGGACGGCTTGATCGAAGTGCTGGACGATCTGAAGGAGCGCAAGTTGCCGCTGACGATTGCCACCGCGACCATCAAAGAAAATGTCGACTTCTATTTCGACACCTTCGCGCTTGATCGTTGGTTCGATCCGGACAAAGTCGTCTTCGATGACGGTTCCTTCCCCGGAAAACCGGAGCCGGATATTTTCCTGCATGCCGCCAGAAAACTCGGGGTCCCCCCCGAAGAATGTCTGGTCATCGAGGACGCCTATTCCGGACTCCGCGCGGCCAACACCGCGAACATCGGTATGATCATCGCAATCGACCCGTTCTTCAAGAACCGGGAAACCTTCCAGAAGGAAAATCTCTGCAAGGATGGCGTCATCACAGACTTCCATGGCTTCACGCAACGCCTTTTCGCGGAGCAAGCCTAA